The genome window CCGACCCCCACACGAGCGGTGAGGGGAGCCCCAGCCACCAGAACATCAGTCCTCCCATGGCCCCCTGCACGGCTGCGACGACGACTGCGCCGAAGATCGTGGCGTGGATCGTGTCGTCGACCCGCTGAAAGACCTCTTCGGTCTCGGGGCGGGAGAGCGGCATGAGCGAGCGGACCACCTCCAGGGCATGGTGCCGGTCCCGCAGGAAGAAGAAGAGGCAGAGCGTCGTGATCAGGATCTGCATCCCCAGCCAGACCGCCCCGGCGACTGCGACGCCGACCCCCTGGCCGAGCATCTCCAGCCCTCGGGCCCACGGAACGGTCGTCTCGTTCGCCTCCGGCGCGACGAGTCGGGGATCGATCGCCACGGCCCCGTTGTCTGGTGTCGTTTCGTCCACGGAGGCCGGTGCCGCGTCGCCCGCCGCTCCCGCATTGGGTGTTGCGGTGCCGGGGGCCATGGCGTCGGGGGGCGTATTGTCGGGTGCAGGCAGGTCCCCCTGTTCCGCGGCCTCCCGCGCGAGACCTTCTGGCTCCGCGGGCTTCGTCGACGGGAATCGGGCGTCGAACCAGTCCAGGACCGGCCGGAGGCGAGGGTTCTTTTCGAGCCGTTCGCGCCATTCCTGAGTCCGGATCTGCTCCTGGACAATCCGTGCCGCGGATCCCGCTTCGCGGACGAGGTGCGCGGTGACGAACAGGATCGGCACCACGACGAGCACGACGACGCTGGCGACGGCGAGCCCGGCGGCCAGGTTGGCGTTGGTGACGTAGCACCGAATGCGGGCATGAATGGGATAGGCGACTACCGCCAGCGCCAGGGCCCAGGCGAGTGCCGGAAGGAACGGCAGCGCGAGGCGGTAGCAGAGGTAGAACACGATCACCGAGACGGCCACGAGCACCCCGGCGAGGGCGCGTTCCCGGGTCAGCCACCCGTCGTTGTCCTCGGGGGACTTTTCGTTCGGGGCCCCTCCGCTGGTCATCGGCGGGACCGGTGGGATCAGGGTCACCGGCGGGGCGTTGTTAGGCGGGCCGGCGGTCATGAACGGGCTCGTGAGGCTTGGACCGGCGACCCCGCGCAAGGTCCGTCCCTGCACCGGGTTGCCGGTCACCCGAACGAGTCAGCAGCTTCCGCGCCATCTGTCAAACGCCAGCCCGATTTCCGCCCTCCACCAAACCGGGTCCAGGGGCACCCTGGTGGGGGATGCAAGGGGGCAACGCCCCCTTGCCCGCCGGAGGCCGTCTCGTCGAGAGATATCGGAAGGAGATCGTGTCCAAGCGCGGACACCGTGCCGTATGCCCCCTCACCAACACGTGGGGATTGCAAGGCGAGCGGTGCGATATGAGGAGTCCTCAACGCTGGTACCCCAAAGGGACATCCGT of Planctomyces sp. SH-PL14 contains these proteins:
- a CDS encoding AI-2E family transporter; the encoded protein is MTAGPPNNAPPVTLIPPVPPMTSGGAPNEKSPEDNDGWLTRERALAGVLVAVSVIVFYLCYRLALPFLPALAWALALAVVAYPIHARIRCYVTNANLAAGLAVASVVVLVVVPILFVTAHLVREAGSAARIVQEQIRTQEWRERLEKNPRLRPVLDWFDARFPSTKPAEPEGLAREAAEQGDLPAPDNTPPDAMAPGTATPNAGAAGDAAPASVDETTPDNGAVAIDPRLVAPEANETTVPWARGLEMLGQGVGVAVAGAVWLGMQILITTLCLFFFLRDRHHALEVVRSLMPLSRPETEEVFQRVDDTIHATIFGAVVVAAVQGAMGGLMFWWLGLPSPLVWGSVMGLLAVVPMLGTFVIWAPTAAYLAIQGDLGRAAILTAWGLLAIGLIDNFLNPFLVGKRLRFHTLLVFFAILGGLAQFGASGIILGPVLLAIADALLHIWKRRTAYGGTIEEGVQCEP